Part of the Leclercia sp. AS011 genome is shown below.
AACGGAAGTAACCTCGCTGATGATCTTTATCCGTTTGCAGGAGTTTGATTACCCGGCAGCGAGTGCTATTGCCTCGGTGATCCTCGCCGCCTCGCTGCTGCTGCTGTTCTCGATTAACACTCTGCAAAGTCGCTTTGGTCGACGCGTGGTAGGTCACTGATGGCGGAAATCACTCAATTGAAACGCTACGACGCGCCCCGCATTAACTGGGGAAAATGGCTGCTGATTGGCACCGGCGTGCTGGTATCGGCCTTCATTCTGGTCGTGCCGATGGTCTACATCTTCGTCCAGGCGTTCAGCAAAGGGATCATGCCCGCGCTGCAAAACCTGGCCGACCCGGACATGCTGCACGCCATCTGGCTGACGGTGATGATCGCGCTGATTACCGTGCCGGTGAACCTGGTGTTCGGCATTCTGCTGGCCTGGCTGGTGACGCGCTTTGACTTCCCGGGTCGCCAGCTGCTGCTGACCCTGCTGGATATTCCGTTTGCCGTGTCCCCGGTGGTGGCCGGTCTGGTCTATCTGCTGTTTTACGGCTCCAACGGTCCGCTGGGCGGCTGGCTGGATGAACATAACTTACAGATCATGTTCGCCTGGCCGGGCATGGTGCTGGTCACGGTCTTTGTGACCTGTCCCTTTGTGGTGCGCGAGCTGGTGCCGGTGATGCTCAGCCAGGGCAGCCATGAAGACGAAGCGGCGGTGCTGCTGGGTGCTTCCGGCTGGCAGATGTTTCGTCGCGTGACCCTGCCTAACATTCGCTGGGCGCTGCTGTATGGCGTGGTGCTGACCAACGCCCGTGCGATT
Proteins encoded:
- the cysW gene encoding sulfate/thiosulfate ABC transporter permease CysW, whose amino-acid sequence is MAEITQLKRYDAPRINWGKWLLIGTGVLVSAFILVVPMVYIFVQAFSKGIMPALQNLADPDMLHAIWLTVMIALITVPVNLVFGILLAWLVTRFDFPGRQLLLTLLDIPFAVSPVVAGLVYLLFYGSNGPLGGWLDEHNLQIMFAWPGMVLVTVFVTCPFVVRELVPVMLSQGSHEDEAAVLLGASGWQMFRRVTLPNIRWALLYGVVLTNARAIGEFGAVSVVSGSIRGETLSLPLQIELLEQDYNTVGSFTAAALLTLMAILTLFLKSMVQWRLENQAKRQHQEGNHEH